In Brachionichthys hirsutus isolate HB-005 unplaced genomic scaffold, CSIRO-AGI_Bhir_v1 contig_877, whole genome shotgun sequence, one genomic interval encodes:
- the LOC137916360 gene encoding large ribosomal subunit protein mL62-like: MAARMPTVCYGTSEEDAAQDSKIHIPVDRLTVSYSRSSGPGGQHVNKASTKAEVRFHLHTADWIPEDVRQKIREKNGNRINKAGELLVASELSRSQQRNLSDCIQKISAIVAEASRKPHEPTAEDVALRDYRLEQRSKERLKQKKIHSVIKRSRRGDFD; this comes from the exons ATGGCGGCCCGCATG CCGACAGTTTGTTACGGGACGAGCGAGGAAGACGCCGCGCAG GATTCCAAGATTCACATTCCAGTGG ACCGTCTGACAGTATCTTACAGCAGAAGCAGTGGCCCCGGCGGTCAGCACGTCAATAAAG CCAGCACAAAAGCAGAGGTCCGTTTCCATCTGCACACGGCAGACTGGATCCCGGAAGATGTTCGACAGAAAATCCGTGAAAAG AACGGAAACCGCATTAATAAGGCCGGGGAGCTGCTGGTCGCCTCAGAGCTGAGCCGGAGTCAGCAGAGGAACCTGTCTGATTGCATCCAGAAGATTTCTGCAATCGTCGCCGAGGCCAGCAGAAAGCCGCACGAACCTACGGCAGAAGATGTAGCTCTCAGGGACTACAG GTTGGAGCAGAGGAGCAAGGAGCGACTCAAACAGAAGAAGATCCATTCAGTTATCAAGAGGAGTAGACGAGGggattttgattga